Genomic window (Pradoshia sp. D12):
CGATCAAGCAAAGTGAGATTTTGGGCAAAACCAGTCTAGTGTACTGGCCGTTAAAAGAATTTAGAATTGTTGACTAATGACTGAAAAGGTGAAAGTATGACGATACAATGGTTTCCCGGGCATATGGCTAAAGCTCGGCGTGAAGTAACAGAAAAATTAAAGCTGGTAGACATAATATTTGAGCTAGTAGATGCTCGGCTTCCCCAATCATCTAGAAATCCTATGATTGATGAAATTATTCAGCATAAACCGCGGCTGGTGATTTTAAATAAGGCAGATATGGCAGATCAAAGTAAAACAAATCAATGGTTAGCCTATTTCGAAGCTAAGGGAATTAAAGCCGTAGCCGTAAATGCACATCAAGGGACAGGCTTGAAAAGTATTATGGCGGGAGCTCAAGAAGTTCTTAAAGAAAAAATAGAAAAGATGAAATCTAGAGGAATAAAACCACGTGCAATCCGTGCCATGATTGTCGGAATTCCCAATGTTGGGAAGTCTACATTAATAAATAGGCTTGCTGGAAAAAATATTGCCAAAACCGGTAATATGCCAGGTGTGACAAAAGCGCAGCAATGGATTAAAGTTGGTAAGGAGCTTGAACTATTGGACACTCCTGGTATCCTATGGCCGAAGTTTGAGGATCAGGAAGTCGGCTGTAAACTAGCTGTAACAGGAGCTATTAAGGATACCATTTTAAATCTTCATGATATTGCAATCTATGGATTGAAATTTTTGGAGAGGGAATATCCAGCGCGTTTGCTCGATGGGTATAAGCTTGAGGAAATTCCAGAAGAAATTGTGGAAGCCTTTGACCAAGTAGGGAAATTGCGAGGATGTTTAGCTGGCGGTGGCATAGTGGATTATGATAAAACTGCTGAATTGATTATAAGAGATATCCGTACACAAAAATTTGGAAGATTAACGTTTGAATCTCCATTTGAATTGGAATCTGATATATAATAAAAAACTAGAAGGCCCCCTTGTTTGGGGGTCTTTACATTTGTGTGCCAAAACCGATATTAATTAGGAAGGATAGCAGAAATGACGAATTCACTTACCATTTCAGAAATAAAAAATAAGCTTAAAGAGCTAGAAACCATCGAGGATCCGTTTGTTCAGGAATGCCGCAAGGATCAGCGTAAAGGCGTCCAGGTTGCCCTCTCAGGCTTTGAAAGAGCAATTGCCAGGAAAGTAGAGGAAAGACGCCATTTCGACTCCATATCGGTTTTTGAGAACCAACTAAGGGATGAAGGATATCAATATATAGTGGGCATAGACGAAGCTGGCAGAGGGCCGCTTGCTGGTCCTGTAGTAGCAGGGGCTGTGATTTTGCCTGAAAACTTTTATTTAGCCGGCCTTACTGACTCAAAGAAACTCTCTGCTGCAAAAAGAGAGCAATACTACGAGTACATACTGGAAAATGCGCTTGCGGTTGGGGTTGGCATTATACACAGTGAGGAAATCGACAAAATAAATATTTATGAAGCTGCCAAAAAGGCGATGCTTTCAGCAGTGAATCAGTTAAAAGTATTCCCGGAATATGCATTGATAGATGCTATGAAGTTAGATTTGCCTATACCACAGATGTCGCTGATTAAAGGGGATGCCAAGTCTATCTCTATTGCAGCTGCTTCAGTCATTGCCAAAGAAACGAGAGACAGACTTATGAAGGAATATGCAGAAATCTATCCACAATATGGATTTGATAAGCATATGGGGTATGGAACGAGCAGTCATTTAGAAGCTATCGAAAAGTATGGTCCGGTTGATTGGCACAGGATGACATTTGCTCCTTTAAAGAATAATTACTGATAAGAGAGGTGTGATTTTTTGCAGCCTGTCATAAATATAGATTCATGGATCAATAAACTGGCTTATAGCAAGGTATCAACAGGCTTCAGAGATGGCCAAATATTTGCTGGAAAAATCACGAAATTTTATCCTCATAATATGGCGGAAGTTCTCGTAAATGGAACAAAAATGATAGCGAAATTGGATGTATCAGTGGAAGCGCATGTGCGCCAATTATTTCAGGTCAGGCAAATAGAAAATGGTTTGATGCAATTAAAGGTATTGCCTTTTGGCAGTGGAATATCAAAGCCCGATTTGCCCGCTCAACTATTAAGTGCATTCCAGATAAAGGCATCAAGGGCGGGGGGAAATCTGGCTGAAATGGTGATTGCCAACCAGCTGGCTGTGACGAAAGATAGCTTTACCAGGGCTTTAAACTGGCTGAATTCAACAGGCGATCCATCAATAGGAATGCCAACCATTAAATTAGCGTACATGAACCAGCTTCCGATACATAAAACTGTGTTGGATGCTCTTTTATCACTGAAAACTGGAGAATCATTAACTAGTATGCTTGATTCCCTGACAAAATATCTTAAGACTTCCGACAATCTAGGTAAATATGCTCATATAATAAATAGATTAGAGGAATTTCTTCAGACAGGTAAGAGGGAAGCCTTTCAAGGGATAGCTATGTCTCTTATGGACGAGAATATGGAAATTTTTCAAAAGGCTGGGCTGATCCTTAAGGAAGGAGAGGTAATTTTATCGAATTCTAGTCATAATAGATTACAGGAATGGATAGAAAAGGTATTTAGTGGAAATAGCACACGTCCCCCTGAACTAACAGCAGAAGAATGGCAAAAGGTTCAGGAAAAAATTTTGAAAAGTGATCTGTTTAGTCATCTTGATAAGAATAACACCTTATATAAAGCGATGAACTCCATCATGCAATCACTAGGAATTAAGGATCAATCAAAACAGCCTGAGACAAGTATAGTAAAGGATACATTGATACAATTGACGGCCGAAAAAACACCCATCCAACTAAAAAAACAGGCTGAAGCCATTCTGACAAGGTTAGCCGCGTTTCAATTATTATCCCAGGAAACCGGACCACTGCAGAATGTATTTATGCAGATTCCAGTTCCCTTAACTTCGGTTAAAGGTGATTTGACATTGCAATGGACTGGTCGAAAACGAGAAGATGGGACAATTGATCCAGCATATTGCCGAATTGTATTTTATTTAGAGCTAGCCCACTTAAAAGAAACCGTTATTGATATGAATATCCAAAACCGGATCATTAGTTTAAAGATATGGATTGGGGAGAAAAAGGAGGCAAATATTGCTGCCAGTTCCCTGGTGACCATACTGAAGGAAAATTTAGAGGAGAAGGGGTATATTCTATCAACTGTAAAAATTGCTGATTTTTCGCAGGAGAAGTCTGTAAGTTCTGAAATAAGTAAATCATATTATCCCTCTTTTGGGTATACCGGGGTTGATTATAAAATATGAAAAAAAGCAGAAAATCTGCCTCTGTTTTAAAATATGAGGAAAATCAGGATGTCTCCCCAAAATTAATAGCTAAGGGAAAAGGTATTGTAGCTGATCATATCTTAAAGGAAGCTGTAAAACATGAGATTCCTGTCCGAAAGGATCCTAGTCTTACAGAATTACTATCACAGCTTGAGATTAATCAATCGATTCCTGAGGAACTTTATCAGGCAGTTGCAGAGGTTTTTGCCTTTATATATAAGGTTGACCATAAAACTAGTAAATAATTTATAGAAAGGGTTTCCTAAGAGATAGAGAATTTCGCCATAGAATACCTGTGTATTGTGGACAGGTCTTTTAGTTTGAAAAATATGGGTAAATAAGGAGTGGGCGTGATCGATTTTTTTCTGTTTCTAATGATTATTTTCATTCTGGCAGCGAATTTAATTGCGTTCTTTGTTTTTAATAAAAAGCGCAATTTGTATCTAGCTGCATTAGTCACTTTATTATTGGCCGGTGTGTTTGGTTTAGTCGCTGGAATGTTAGCCGTCTGGCTGATAGAAGATGGATTTGCGTTCTTTTACGGATTTAACATAGCAGCTATTTTGCTGTGGAATAGTATCGCCGTCTTTTTGATTGCCATCATCGTTTCGCTTGTTAAATTGTATCGAAAACAAACCTAATGGATATAGCTCCTGAAGTTGGGATGAAGCGAAAAGCTAAAAAGAAAAGTTGTGAGATTTTGAGGGAGTAGTGGATAGAATTATCTTCTATTACTATAGTAACTTATCCGAAGAAGTTTTCTACGGAATGCCAAAATATATATCTTTTTTGAAGGCTGAAAATGATGATTTCAGCCTTTCTTTTAGTATGCTTTCTTTATCATTTTATGTAATAAGTGTAAAAAAATTACCGATATTTGGTGAAATCGCTTTAAATTATTGGACTTTGAATACTAGTTTTAATACAATGAAAACGCAATATATTTTTTATAGTCTGAAAGTTTTGATGGGAGGATAAGAAATGAATATCCATGAGTATCAAGGTAAAGAGATCCTCAGACAATACGGGGTAAATGTTCCAAATGGAAAAGTCGCTTTTTCTGTTGAGGAAGCAGTTAACGCAGCAAGTGAACTTGGAACTGCGGTTACTGTTGTGAAAGCTCAAATCCATGCGGGTGGAAGAGGGAAAGCTGGCGGTGTCAAGGTTGCCAAATCGCTGGATGAGGTTCGTACATATGCTGGTGAAATACTCGGCAAAGTATTGGTAACGCATCAAACGGGTCCGGATGGTAAAGAAGTAAAACGCTTACTTATTGAAGAAGGCTGTGACATCAAGAAAGAATATTATGTTGGGCTTGTTCTTGATAGAGCAACTTCAAGAGTTGTGTTAATGGCTTCTGAAGAGGGCGGAACAGAAATAGAAGAAGTTGCTGAAAAAACACCGGAAAAAATCTTCAAGGAAGTTATTGATCCTGTAATCGGATTAACACCATTCCAAGCTAGAAGAATAGCTTTTAATATTAATATACCAAATGAATTAATCAACAAAGCAGCTAAATTTATGACTAGTCTTTACACGGCATTTATTGAAAAAGACTGTTCTATTGCTGAAATCAATCCTTTGGTCGTTACAGGCGACGGAGAAGTGATGGCTTTGGATGCTAAGTTGAATTTTGACGAAAATGCGCTTTATCGCCACAAGGATATTGTCGCTTATCGAGATCTTGAGGAAGAAGACCCAAAAGAAATCGAAGCTTCCAAATACGACCTAAGCTATATATCTCTTGATGGCAATATCGGCTGTATGGTTAATGGAGCAGGACTTGCGATGTCAACAATGGATATTATTAATCACTATGGTGGCACTCCTGCCAACTTCCTGGATGTTGGGGGCAGTGCAACGGCTGAAAAAGTTACGGAAGCATTTAAGATTATCCTTTCAGACAGCCATGTTAAGGGGATTTTTGTAAATATATTTGGCGGCATAATGAAATGTGATGTTATTGCTGAGGGTGTTGTTGAAGCAGCTAAACAGGTTAGCTTACAGGTACCGCTGGTCGTACGCCTAGAAGGTACGAATGTAGACCTTGGTAAAAAGATATTAGAGGAATCCGGTATTAATGTCACAGCTGCAGAATCAATGGCTGATGGTGCACAAAAAATCGTTTCGTTAATAGGCTAAGACTGGAGGATATATGAAATGAGCGTATTTGTTAATAAAGATTCAAAAGTGATTGTACAAGGTATTACAGGATCTACAGCCCGTTTTCATACGAAGCAAATGTTAAAATACGGCACGAATATTGTGGGCGGTGTAACACCTGGTAAAGGCGGCGCTGAGGCTGAAGGTGTTCCTGTCTTCAATACCGTAATTGAAGCAAAAGAAGCAACAGGTGCCAATGTATCAGTTATCTATGTACCAGCTCCTTTTGCTGCAGATTCCATTCTTGAAGCAGTTGATGCAGAGCTTGATCTCGTCATCTGTATTACAGAGCATATCCCTGTATTGGACATGGTAAAAGTAAAACGTTATATGGAAGGGAAGAAAACACGTCTAATCGGGCCGAACTGTCCGGGCGTTATTACTCCTGAAGAATGTAAGGTAGGGATCATGCCTGGTTATATCCACAGAAAAGGGCATATTGGCGTTGTTTCTCGCTCGGGTACATTAACCTATGAAGCGGTGCATCAATTAACTCAGGCGGGCTTTGGACAGTCATCAGCAGTTGGTATTGGTGGCGACCCTGTCAATGGAACTGATTTCATCGACGTTTTAAAAGCTTTTAATGAAGATCCTGAAACGTATGCGGTGATTATGATCGGTGAAATAGGTGGTACAGCGGAAGAAGAAGCAGCCCAATGGGTGAAAGAAAATATGACAAAACCGGTTACCGGATTTATCGGAGGCCGTACTGCTCCTCCAGGGAAACGAATGGGCCATGCAGGCGCCATTATTTCCGGTGGAAAAGGAACAGCCGATGAGAAAATTCGTGTGTTGAATGAATGCGGTATAAAAGTGGCGGAAACTCCGGCTGTAATGGGTGAAACGATGCTAAGCGTATTAAAAGAAAAAGGGCTATACGATAAATGTAAAACGCATTAATAATAAGACAAGCCTCCCCTTATCCTTTTTAAGGGGAGCGTCTTTATATATTAAATATTAAGAGGTGAAGCTGTTATGGATGAATGGAAGAATAGGCTTGTGCACCTGGATCATTGTCGGGGTATGAGTTGGAAAGCTAAATTTCGCATATTGAAAGATGATCCGAACCTTCAGAAGATGTATGATCAGCCCTACCGTTATTGGGTGGAAACATTGGAGTTACCCTCGTCAAAAATCTCCTTATTCATGAAAGACCTCCACAATGAAGATCTTCAAAAAATGCCTTCTATATATGAGAAAAACCACATCCGTTGTATAACATTCCTCGATGACCTATATCCCGGACAACTTTCTGTTATTTATCAACATCCATGGATTTTATATTGCAAAGGAAATCTTGAACTCTTGCATAATTCAAGGATATTAGCCATAATAGGTAGCCGTGCCCCTACTGAATACGGAAAAAAGATGGTTAACTATCTAATTCCCGATTTAGTTAAGGCGGATGTATGTATTGCAAGTGGATTAGCAAGAGGGATCGATTCACATGCACAAATTAAAGCTCTCCAAAGCGGTGGAAAGGTTATAGCTGTTATTGGTGGTGGGCTTTTTAATATTTACCCAAAGGAAAATACAGCACTTGCTGAATTAATTATGAAAAATGGTGTAGTATTGTCTGAATATCCA
Coding sequences:
- the ylqF gene encoding ribosome biogenesis GTPase YlqF, with the translated sequence MTIQWFPGHMAKARREVTEKLKLVDIIFELVDARLPQSSRNPMIDEIIQHKPRLVILNKADMADQSKTNQWLAYFEAKGIKAVAVNAHQGTGLKSIMAGAQEVLKEKIEKMKSRGIKPRAIRAMIVGIPNVGKSTLINRLAGKNIAKTGNMPGVTKAQQWIKVGKELELLDTPGILWPKFEDQEVGCKLAVTGAIKDTILNLHDIAIYGLKFLEREYPARLLDGYKLEEIPEEIVEAFDQVGKLRGCLAGGGIVDYDKTAELIIRDIRTQKFGRLTFESPFELESDI
- a CDS encoding ribonuclease HII, which translates into the protein MTNSLTISEIKNKLKELETIEDPFVQECRKDQRKGVQVALSGFERAIARKVEERRHFDSISVFENQLRDEGYQYIVGIDEAGRGPLAGPVVAGAVILPENFYLAGLTDSKKLSAAKREQYYEYILENALAVGVGIIHSEEIDKINIYEAAKKAMLSAVNQLKVFPEYALIDAMKLDLPIPQMSLIKGDAKSISIAAASVIAKETRDRLMKEYAEIYPQYGFDKHMGYGTSSHLEAIEKYGPVDWHRMTFAPLKNNY
- a CDS encoding EscU/YscU/HrcU family type III secretion system export apparatus switch protein, whose translation is MKKSRKSASVLKYEENQDVSPKLIAKGKGIVADHILKEAVKHEIPVRKDPSLTELLSQLEINQSIPEELYQAVAEVFAFIYKVDHKTSK
- the sucC gene encoding ADP-forming succinate--CoA ligase subunit beta, translating into MNIHEYQGKEILRQYGVNVPNGKVAFSVEEAVNAASELGTAVTVVKAQIHAGGRGKAGGVKVAKSLDEVRTYAGEILGKVLVTHQTGPDGKEVKRLLIEEGCDIKKEYYVGLVLDRATSRVVLMASEEGGTEIEEVAEKTPEKIFKEVIDPVIGLTPFQARRIAFNINIPNELINKAAKFMTSLYTAFIEKDCSIAEINPLVVTGDGEVMALDAKLNFDENALYRHKDIVAYRDLEEEDPKEIEASKYDLSYISLDGNIGCMVNGAGLAMSTMDIINHYGGTPANFLDVGGSATAEKVTEAFKIILSDSHVKGIFVNIFGGIMKCDVIAEGVVEAAKQVSLQVPLVVRLEGTNVDLGKKILEESGINVTAAESMADGAQKIVSLIG
- the sucD gene encoding succinate--CoA ligase subunit alpha, coding for MSVFVNKDSKVIVQGITGSTARFHTKQMLKYGTNIVGGVTPGKGGAEAEGVPVFNTVIEAKEATGANVSVIYVPAPFAADSILEAVDAELDLVICITEHIPVLDMVKVKRYMEGKKTRLIGPNCPGVITPEECKVGIMPGYIHRKGHIGVVSRSGTLTYEAVHQLTQAGFGQSSAVGIGGDPVNGTDFIDVLKAFNEDPETYAVIMIGEIGGTAEEEAAQWVKENMTKPVTGFIGGRTAPPGKRMGHAGAIISGGKGTADEKIRVLNECGIKVAETPAVMGETMLSVLKEKGLYDKCKTH
- the dprA gene encoding DNA-processing protein DprA; the protein is MDEWKNRLVHLDHCRGMSWKAKFRILKDDPNLQKMYDQPYRYWVETLELPSSKISLFMKDLHNEDLQKMPSIYEKNHIRCITFLDDLYPGQLSVIYQHPWILYCKGNLELLHNSRILAIIGSRAPTEYGKKMVNYLIPDLVKADVCIASGLARGIDSHAQIKALQSGGKVIAVIGGGLFNIYPKENTALAELIMKNGVVLSEYPPIMKPEPWHFPMRNRIISGLSRAILVVEGKQRSGTFITIQHGLEQGKDIYAVPGSVFSELSAGPHELIKEGAKLINHANDILYEW